From Amphritea atlantica, a single genomic window includes:
- a CDS encoding aminotransferase class III-fold pyridoxal phosphate-dependent enzyme, with translation MSAITNTELLQRRYNVMGKSSPLFYEKPLHLVRGEGVWLYDNDGRKYLDVYNNVPHVGHCNPRVVEALYKQASTLNIHTRYLHDNIVEYIERLTTTFDDGLSMAMLTCTGSEANELALRMARFYTGNQGIIVTDFAYHGNTEAVAELGTGFMPEAKHTKRVKSFSIPDSYRGISGVAESDLADAYAAQVQQAIDEFEAEGINVAGMLVCPDFANEGLLTVPKGFLEKAVAMVRKAGGVMIADEVQAGFGRSGAHFWAHQWYDLTPDIVTMGKPMGNGHPLAGVIARADMIEAFSKEAMYFNTFGGTPVSCAVGMAVLDALQEDRLMENAVSTGAYVTAGLRKLQDKYPLIGDVRDLGMFFGVELVTDRATKVPAIIESRRIINLMRERGVLISTIGVTDSILKLRPPMPFQPEHADLLIATLDDVLEIVSREMAG, from the coding sequence ATGTCAGCCATTACTAATACCGAATTATTACAGCGTCGTTACAATGTTATGGGTAAAAGCTCCCCGCTTTTTTACGAGAAACCGTTGCACCTGGTGCGGGGAGAGGGGGTGTGGTTGTATGACAATGACGGCAGAAAATATCTGGATGTCTATAACAATGTGCCTCATGTGGGGCACTGCAATCCCCGGGTAGTTGAAGCGCTGTATAAGCAGGCGTCGACACTGAATATCCATACCCGCTATCTGCACGATAATATCGTTGAGTATATTGAGCGTCTGACCACAACCTTCGACGATGGCCTGAGTATGGCGATGCTCACCTGTACCGGCAGTGAAGCCAATGAATTGGCACTGCGGATGGCCCGGTTTTACACCGGTAATCAGGGCATCATCGTCACCGATTTTGCTTACCACGGCAACACCGAAGCGGTTGCCGAACTGGGTACCGGATTTATGCCGGAAGCGAAGCATACTAAACGGGTGAAATCCTTTTCCATCCCCGATTCCTATCGGGGGATCAGCGGTGTGGCTGAAAGTGATCTGGCGGATGCATATGCAGCACAAGTACAGCAGGCTATCGATGAATTTGAAGCCGAAGGGATCAATGTTGCCGGTATGTTAGTGTGTCCCGATTTTGCCAATGAAGGTCTGCTAACGGTGCCTAAGGGCTTCCTGGAGAAAGCCGTTGCGATGGTGCGTAAGGCGGGCGGTGTGATGATTGCCGATGAAGTGCAGGCGGGGTTTGGTCGCAGCGGTGCGCATTTCTGGGCGCACCAATGGTATGACCTGACGCCGGATATTGTCACCATGGGTAAGCCTATGGGGAATGGCCATCCGCTGGCAGGGGTGATCGCCCGTGCCGATATGATTGAGGCGTTCAGCAAGGAGGCGATGTATTTCAATACCTTTGGCGGAACACCGGTCTCTTGTGCCGTGGGTATGGCGGTGCTGGATGCGCTGCAGGAAGACCGTTTAATGGAAAATGCCGTGTCCACCGGTGCCTATGTTACGGCGGGTCTGCGTAAGTTACAGGATAAGTATCCTTTGATCGGCGATGTGCGCGATCTGGGAATGTTCTTTGGGGTTGAGCTGGTGACTGACCGGGCGACCAAAGTGCCTGCCATAATAGAGTCTCGCCGGATCATTAACCTGATGCGGGAGCGGGGCGTGCTGATCAGCACCATCGGCGTCACCGATTCGATCCTGAAACTGCGTCCGCCGATGCCTTTCCAGCCAGAACACGCGGATCTGTTGATTGCTACGCTCGATGACGTGCTTGAAATCGTTAGCCGGGAGATGGCTGGATGA
- a CDS encoding phosphotransferase → MNRFYEISPAQQCERLQQLAQKALCHWQLDARSIELIKYRENAVFEVVTTAGVRYALRMHRPGYHSDTALRSELQWMEALNNVGVLVPEVIPTAAGELLITEALDSIPEPRQIDLFAWIEGEQLGSVEHGLGDNAAQISALYFAIGETAGRLHNQSGDWQLPEGFERHAWDCDGLVGEQPFWGRFWELELLTVEQKALIIEVREKIRLRLQQLDKSSQNYSLIHADFVPENLMADGAGVRLLDFDDAGFGWHMFELATALYFIIEEECYDIAKQALFDGYRQQRNLSEADQGLLELFLTARGFTYLGWIRSRQETKTAQELAPELIRMACQQAKRFLSQS, encoded by the coding sequence ATGAATCGTTTTTATGAGATAAGTCCGGCGCAGCAGTGTGAACGACTGCAACAACTAGCGCAAAAAGCGCTGTGTCACTGGCAGTTGGATGCCCGCAGTATTGAACTGATCAAATATCGGGAAAACGCTGTATTTGAAGTGGTGACGACCGCTGGTGTTCGCTACGCGCTGCGTATGCATCGCCCTGGATACCACAGTGATACCGCTTTACGCTCAGAGCTTCAATGGATGGAGGCGTTGAATAACGTCGGTGTTCTGGTGCCTGAAGTGATCCCTACCGCAGCAGGCGAACTGCTCATCACTGAAGCGTTAGACAGCATTCCTGAACCGCGGCAGATCGATCTGTTTGCCTGGATTGAAGGTGAGCAGCTCGGTTCAGTAGAGCATGGGCTGGGCGATAATGCTGCGCAGATCTCCGCCCTCTATTTTGCTATCGGTGAAACAGCAGGCCGGCTGCATAACCAGTCTGGCGACTGGCAGTTGCCTGAGGGGTTTGAAAGGCACGCCTGGGACTGTGATGGTCTGGTGGGCGAACAGCCATTCTGGGGGCGTTTCTGGGAGCTGGAATTGCTGACGGTTGAGCAGAAAGCGCTGATTATTGAAGTCCGGGAAAAAATCCGGCTCAGGCTACAGCAGTTAGATAAGTCGTCGCAGAATTACAGCCTGATTCACGCCGATTTCGTGCCCGAAAACCTGATGGCCGATGGGGCCGGGGTTCGACTGCTGGACTTTGATGATGCCGGTTTTGGCTGGCATATGTTTGAGTTGGCAACCGCGCTCTATTTTATTATTGAAGAGGAATGCTATGACATCGCTAAGCAGGCACTGTTCGATGGCTATCGTCAGCAGCGGAACCTGAGTGAAGCGGATCAGGGATTGCTGGAGCTGTTCCTTACGGCCCGGGGTTTTACCTATCTTGGCTGGATTCGCAGCCGTCAGGAGACGAAAACGGCACAGGAACTGGCGCCTGAACTGATCCGAATGGCCTGCCAGCAGGCAAAGCGGTTTCTGTCGCAGTCCTGA
- a CDS encoding response regulator transcription factor → MTQHKNVFPNEFQRKALELMNDLIPLSESVFFLMEPDMHHRGAVVYSRSTGIEKQYDTTYGKMDPLSPERFSHTDDRVVTLDSQMSPHILKQTIYYQEFMVPNNHRYVADMFFRHEGRIIAVLSMLREEAMGNYNGEELVLLRKLQPFLEYSLNAVYLPQRQQERSSITDKYGLTERELDVIELLLSGASNKEIAVDLGLGLATVKTHLHHIFQKVSVQSRSELVAKVLLDLQA, encoded by the coding sequence ATGACACAGCATAAGAATGTTTTTCCTAATGAATTTCAGCGTAAGGCGCTGGAGTTAATGAATGACCTGATACCCCTGAGTGAGTCTGTTTTTTTTCTGATGGAACCGGATATGCATCACCGCGGGGCAGTGGTATACAGCCGAAGCACCGGTATTGAAAAACAGTACGATACAACCTATGGCAAAATGGATCCGCTTAGTCCAGAGCGATTCAGTCATACAGATGACCGGGTGGTGACGCTGGATTCGCAGATGTCGCCGCATATCCTTAAGCAGACTATTTATTACCAGGAATTTATGGTGCCGAATAATCACCGTTATGTGGCGGATATGTTTTTTCGTCATGAGGGCCGGATTATCGCCGTGTTATCTATGTTGCGTGAGGAGGCGATGGGCAACTATAACGGGGAAGAGTTAGTACTATTGCGTAAGTTACAACCGTTTCTCGAATATAGTCTCAACGCTGTTTATCTGCCGCAGCGTCAGCAGGAACGTAGCTCTATCACTGATAAATACGGACTGACTGAGCGTGAGCTGGATGTTATTGAGTTGTTATTGAGCGGTGCCAGTAATAAAGAGATTGCGGTTGATCTCGGTCTGGGGCTGGCAACGGTCAAGACTCACCTGCATCACATATTTCAGAAAGTTTCAGTGCAGTCTCGCAGCGAGCTGGTTGCTAAAGTCCTGCTTGACTTACAAGCCTAG